One region of Sulfuriroseicoccus oceanibius genomic DNA includes:
- a CDS encoding serine hydrolase domain-containing protein, with protein MSSHAGPEQAPALDADASDPVKLGWMEGFPPPQNKLIGQPDSNYFSFPKLRWTVCHFRELLPTKQVSRGLGAPIPLPVAPEDKGIDYVTFTPIGSDTKMTWKDSLAANYTDGILVLHQGEIVYERYFGALREDGKHGAMSMTKSMTGLLAEILVAEGTLDENAKVVTIVPELEGSAFGDATVRQVMDMTTALRYSENYADPNADIWVYSAAASPLPKPADYTGPRGYYEYLQTVQKEGTHGEAFGYKTINTDALGWILARTTNKDVATLLSERLWRKIGAEQDGYMTVDSTGTPFAGGGLSAGLRDLGRIGQLVLNGGELNGEEIFPVEAVENIRSGGDKAAFAKAGYKALEGGSYRGMWWIFHNPHGAFAARGVHGQTIYIDPTAEMVIVRFASHPKAKNAAIDPTSLPAFQALAEYLMAKNATPEQPEE; from the coding sequence ATGTCATCCCACGCCGGCCCAGAACAAGCGCCCGCGCTGGACGCAGACGCCTCCGATCCGGTGAAACTCGGGTGGATGGAGGGATTCCCGCCACCGCAGAACAAACTCATCGGCCAGCCCGATTCGAACTACTTCAGCTTTCCAAAGCTGCGCTGGACGGTTTGTCATTTCCGTGAGCTTCTGCCTACCAAACAAGTGAGCCGCGGACTGGGCGCACCGATTCCACTTCCGGTGGCCCCTGAGGACAAAGGAATCGACTACGTGACCTTCACGCCCATCGGCAGTGACACGAAGATGACGTGGAAGGACTCGCTGGCCGCCAATTACACCGACGGCATCCTCGTTCTCCACCAAGGCGAAATCGTCTACGAACGCTACTTCGGCGCACTGCGGGAAGACGGCAAACACGGCGCCATGTCGATGACCAAATCGATGACCGGTTTGCTCGCTGAAATCCTCGTGGCGGAAGGGACACTGGATGAAAACGCAAAGGTAGTCACCATCGTGCCGGAGTTGGAAGGCAGCGCGTTTGGCGACGCCACGGTGCGCCAGGTCATGGATATGACCACCGCCCTCCGCTACAGCGAAAACTACGCCGACCCGAACGCCGATATCTGGGTCTACAGCGCCGCCGCCAGCCCACTCCCAAAACCCGCCGACTACACCGGTCCGCGCGGATATTACGAGTACCTCCAAACCGTGCAGAAAGAAGGCACGCACGGTGAGGCATTCGGTTACAAAACCATCAACACCGACGCCCTCGGCTGGATCCTGGCCCGCACCACCAACAAGGACGTCGCCACCCTGCTCTCGGAGCGGCTGTGGCGGAAAATCGGCGCGGAACAAGATGGCTACATGACCGTCGATTCGACCGGCACACCATTCGCCGGAGGTGGGCTCAGCGCCGGCTTGCGCGACCTCGGCCGCATCGGTCAGCTCGTGCTCAATGGCGGCGAACTCAATGGTGAGGAAATCTTCCCCGTCGAAGCAGTGGAGAACATCCGCAGCGGAGGAGACAAGGCAGCCTTTGCCAAAGCGGGCTACAAGGCACTGGAAGGCGGAAGTTACCGCGGCATGTGGTGGATCTTCCACAACCCACACGGTGCCTTTGCCGCCCGCGGCGTGCATGGCCAGACCATCTACATCGACCCGACCGCCGAGATGGTGATCGTGCGCTTTGCCTCGCACCCGAAAGCCAAGAACGCGGCAATCGACCCAACCTCGCTGCCTGCCTTCCAGGCGCTGGCTGAATACCTGATGGCAAAAAACGCCACTCCGGAACAGCCGGAGGAGTAA
- a CDS encoding substrate-binding domain-containing protein yields MPKGPIPVRTSLVTEALRVMKQRIADNEWPSHLPGERSLANTLHVGRDTIRMVLQELENDGWILPAQPGCRRMIAPDAARKQSSPEALRVGVLSPQPLEQLQQPMLLELDHIRGALAAKDGSMEFFSPRWHGLADPSAQLETLIAEARCSSWILLRSTEAIQRWFHDHKIRCIVRGSIHAGIQLPFLDVDWEATARHAAGRLWRLGHRRVALLVPTEPLLGIAAAKRGIQGFNEDGFEPIEVEEDGTAAGLCRAAEAALISPRPPSAFIATRPRQVATLLTWLGSHGIRVPGKISIISLADEQFLDHLVPAIDRYRTSPSSVARRVVRRVTSLTHTGNVQKHKGWIIPKPIPGGSTGPAK; encoded by the coding sequence ATGCCAAAAGGACCCATCCCCGTTCGCACCAGCCTCGTCACCGAAGCCCTGCGTGTGATGAAACAACGCATCGCCGACAACGAGTGGCCAAGCCACTTGCCCGGCGAACGCTCTCTCGCCAATACCTTGCACGTCGGACGCGACACCATCCGCATGGTGCTGCAAGAGCTCGAAAACGATGGCTGGATCCTGCCCGCTCAGCCTGGCTGCCGCCGCATGATCGCCCCGGACGCCGCGCGCAAACAAAGCTCACCAGAAGCCCTGCGGGTCGGTGTGCTTTCACCCCAGCCACTGGAGCAACTGCAACAACCGATGCTACTGGAGCTAGACCACATCCGCGGCGCACTGGCTGCCAAAGATGGATCGATGGAATTTTTCTCTCCGCGCTGGCACGGTTTGGCGGATCCATCGGCACAACTGGAGACGCTCATTGCCGAGGCCCGCTGCAGTTCGTGGATCTTGCTGCGCTCGACCGAAGCAATCCAACGCTGGTTCCACGATCACAAGATTCGCTGCATCGTGCGAGGCTCCATCCACGCCGGCATTCAACTTCCGTTCCTCGATGTCGATTGGGAAGCCACTGCCCGCCATGCTGCCGGCCGATTGTGGCGACTCGGTCACCGCCGTGTTGCGTTGCTCGTGCCAACCGAGCCCTTGCTGGGCATTGCAGCGGCCAAACGAGGGATCCAGGGCTTTAACGAAGACGGATTCGAACCCATCGAGGTGGAAGAAGACGGAACCGCCGCAGGACTTTGCCGTGCCGCAGAGGCCGCATTGATCTCGCCTCGACCGCCATCCGCCTTCATCGCCACCCGCCCACGCCAAGTGGCGACGCTGCTCACCTGGCTCGGCAGTCACGGCATCCGGGTGCCAGGGAAAATCAGCATCATCTCGCTCGCCGACGAGCAGTTCCTCGATCACCTCGTCCCAGCGATCGACCGCTATCGCACGTCCCCCTCTTCCGTCGCCCGACGCGTGGTGCGCCGCGTTACCTCGCTTACCCACACCGGCAACGTGCAGAAGCACAAAGGATGGATCATCCCGAAACCCATCCCCGGCGGGTCCACCGGCCCCGCCAAGTGA
- a CDS encoding alginate export family protein yields MSNQHAPNRTTSRKCGISLSLSSICLLTGAATIAWTQVAQAIPISPVVKRSEVVKSGAGQLKLHRTDRLKVRGHLQAGTNAIGEKNLFWDLARRAAGNDTFDADSGWLESFVEPGVSFRYELDSGSSWFGKVSAVASNTSGTDAFDAGDEGRITLEEAYIGYKAQLAGDTTLQGSIGPRPLKLGTGMLIFNGGADGFERGTLKFGPRDAWEMNAMTRLDHGPFQAIAFYIDANELASSDSSNRMAGLDLRWDGERKTYAGLTYINVVESEAPYPQAALGGFGPPNIIAGGREGLQSVNFYGRSRPFEGTLDTLAIWLDAAYQWNDSPDMQAWGGRIVGEYTFNDAPWKPSLAYHYQAFSGDDPKTSKLERFDPLYYNGSPSGWATGSKSAMVFINSNVQSHNLTLRVNPSPKDIVTLRYAHVRAHELLSPVQFGQATRLQFSDGISTVASGVVDAHLSDDFFIEYTHIVTPNLFLTGGFSISIPGAGIKEAAGGSAPNWTGAFFNAVLNY; encoded by the coding sequence ATGTCTAACCAGCACGCCCCCAACCGCACCACGAGCCGAAAATGCGGCATCTCGTTATCACTGAGCTCAATCTGTCTGCTCACAGGGGCGGCAACCATTGCCTGGACTCAAGTCGCGCAGGCGATACCGATTTCCCCAGTGGTCAAACGGTCGGAGGTGGTGAAGTCCGGCGCCGGTCAGCTCAAGCTGCACCGCACCGACCGCCTCAAGGTCCGCGGCCATTTGCAGGCTGGAACCAACGCGATCGGTGAGAAGAATTTGTTCTGGGACCTCGCCCGCCGTGCCGCGGGAAACGACACCTTCGACGCCGATAGCGGATGGCTTGAGTCGTTCGTCGAACCGGGAGTCAGCTTCCGTTATGAGCTCGATTCAGGGTCATCCTGGTTTGGCAAAGTCTCCGCGGTGGCGTCCAATACATCTGGTACCGACGCATTCGACGCCGGCGACGAGGGAAGGATCACGCTCGAGGAAGCCTACATTGGTTACAAGGCGCAGTTGGCTGGAGATACCACTCTGCAGGGGTCGATCGGACCGCGCCCACTCAAGTTGGGCACAGGGATGCTGATTTTCAATGGGGGCGCCGATGGCTTCGAACGCGGAACCCTCAAGTTCGGTCCTCGTGATGCGTGGGAAATGAACGCCATGACACGGCTCGACCACGGCCCGTTCCAAGCCATCGCTTTCTACATCGATGCCAACGAACTGGCATCGAGTGACTCCTCCAACCGAATGGCCGGACTGGATCTGCGCTGGGATGGAGAACGCAAGACCTACGCCGGGTTGACTTATATCAACGTCGTGGAGTCGGAAGCACCGTACCCACAAGCGGCGCTGGGTGGATTCGGTCCACCCAATATCATTGCTGGCGGTCGTGAGGGTCTCCAGTCTGTGAACTTTTACGGCCGCAGCCGGCCATTTGAAGGCACATTGGACACCTTGGCTATCTGGTTGGACGCCGCCTACCAGTGGAACGACAGCCCGGACATGCAGGCCTGGGGCGGACGGATCGTGGGCGAATACACGTTCAACGACGCCCCGTGGAAGCCCAGCCTTGCCTACCATTACCAGGCATTCTCCGGAGACGACCCGAAGACCAGCAAGCTCGAGCGCTTTGACCCGCTGTACTACAACGGCTCACCAAGCGGGTGGGCAACAGGATCAAAGTCGGCGATGGTTTTCATCAACTCCAACGTCCAGTCCCATAACCTCACACTGCGCGTCAACCCATCGCCCAAGGACATCGTGACCCTGCGTTACGCCCATGTGCGCGCTCACGAACTGCTCAGCCCCGTTCAGTTCGGCCAGGCCACCAGGCTTCAGTTCTCCGACGGCATTTCCACCGTCGCCTCCGGCGTGGTCGACGCTCATTTGTCGGACGATTTCTTCATCGAATACACCCATATCGTAACCCCTAACCTCTTCCTGACAGGTGGGTTCAGCATTTCCATCCCCGGTGCCGGCATCAAAGAGGCCGCGGGCGGAAGCGCGCCGAACTGGACGGGAGCTTTCTTCAATGCCGTACTCAACTACTAA